The Cupriavidus sp. EM10 genome includes a region encoding these proteins:
- a CDS encoding AraC family transcriptional regulator, protein MSTTQTTSAPKGPPGLVDAFGCSADKLGADQALSGSDVQFYRKSSRLQSGQIAMPAAERGFVTGVALQAGHRRRIIAGRHARTHDFAAGDIYVRSLSEDYKADYQTGFDFILMELPRSFIERTSSELGRGRQRALRETAGQPDPVLAHLAQAMVPALSHPEHACRLFIDQLSLTIGAHLVSQYGDEPVASRKVNRLLSPRCVARAKELLAAKIDGDLSIADVADACHLSRSHFTRAFRDTTGQTPYQWLMAQRLERACVLLRDAAVPLAQVAMVCGFSDQSHFTRVFARHMGMAPGIWRRRHLA, encoded by the coding sequence ATGTCGACAACCCAAACCACCTCCGCCCCGAAGGGACCCCCAGGTCTGGTCGATGCGTTCGGCTGCTCGGCGGACAAGCTCGGTGCCGACCAGGCGCTGTCGGGGAGCGACGTCCAGTTCTATCGCAAGAGCTCGCGTCTGCAGTCGGGCCAGATCGCCATGCCGGCGGCCGAGCGCGGGTTTGTCACGGGCGTCGCCCTGCAGGCTGGCCACCGTCGCCGCATCATCGCGGGCCGCCACGCGCGCACGCACGATTTCGCGGCCGGCGACATCTATGTCCGCAGCCTGTCCGAAGACTACAAGGCCGATTACCAGACCGGTTTCGACTTCATCCTGATGGAGCTGCCGCGCAGCTTTATCGAGCGCACCAGCAGCGAGCTGGGCCGTGGCCGGCAGCGCGCCCTGCGCGAGACCGCCGGCCAGCCGGACCCCGTGCTGGCGCATCTGGCCCAGGCGATGGTGCCTGCGCTGAGCCATCCGGAACATGCGTGCCGCCTGTTCATCGACCAGCTCAGCCTGACCATCGGCGCGCATCTGGTAAGCCAGTATGGCGATGAGCCGGTGGCGTCGCGCAAGGTCAACCGGCTGCTGTCGCCGCGCTGCGTGGCCCGGGCCAAGGAACTGCTGGCCGCAAAGATCGATGGCGACCTGTCGATTGCCGACGTGGCCGACGCCTGCCACCTGTCGCGCAGTCATTTCACGCGGGCATTTCGCGATACCACCGGGCAGACGCCCTATCAGTGGCTGATGGCCCAGCGGCTGGAGCGCGCCTGCGTGCTGCTGCGCGACGCCGCCGTGCCGTTGGCCCAGGTCGCCATGGTCTGCGGCTTTTCCGACCAGAGCCATTTCACGCGCGTGTTCGCCCGGCATATGGGCATGGCGCCCGGTATCTGGCGCCGCCGGCATCTCGCCTAG
- a CDS encoding sensor histidine kinase — protein sequence MIPQSDPPTGPACQLDAIRMVRDIADAIERRIQENLSGTGEESGACRSDTAISQCLQEQMVHLSRVATLGTLAASIAHEIRQPLTAIRIEAGTIERWMNRDAPMADEVTEGIRRIQEQSERAERVIRSLRALMRREPLPPQPFRLDDALREVLPLADCRISVASVDLRLDLDAQLPPVHGDRVQIQQVMLNLLLNAVEARREGPPGHARVTVRTRLDADGMVIFEVIDNGRGIEPAQLARVFEPFFSTKDDGMGIGLAICRSIVELHGGTIAAVSGDGQTTVTVTLPPAPGGLSSNVP from the coding sequence GTGATACCGCAAAGCGACCCGCCCACGGGGCCGGCATGCCAGCTTGACGCCATCCGTATGGTGCGCGACATCGCCGATGCCATCGAGCGGCGCATCCAGGAAAACCTCAGCGGCACCGGCGAGGAATCGGGCGCATGCCGCAGCGACACCGCCATCAGCCAGTGCCTGCAGGAGCAGATGGTGCATCTGTCGCGCGTGGCCACGCTGGGCACGCTGGCGGCGTCGATTGCCCACGAGATTCGCCAGCCCCTGACCGCCATCCGCATCGAGGCCGGCACCATCGAACGCTGGATGAACCGTGACGCGCCGATGGCCGACGAGGTCACCGAAGGCATTCGCCGCATCCAGGAACAATCCGAGCGCGCCGAGCGCGTGATCCGCAGCCTGCGAGCGCTGATGCGGCGCGAACCGTTGCCGCCGCAGCCATTCCGGCTGGACGACGCGCTGCGCGAGGTGCTGCCGCTGGCCGATTGCCGGATCAGCGTCGCCAGCGTCGACCTGCGGCTCGACCTCGACGCGCAGCTGCCGCCAGTACACGGCGATCGCGTGCAGATCCAGCAGGTCATGCTCAACCTGCTGCTCAACGCGGTGGAGGCCCGCCGCGAGGGCCCGCCGGGCCACGCCCGGGTGACGGTGCGCACGCGGCTGGATGCGGACGGGATGGTCATTTTCGAAGTCATCGACAATGGCCGGGGCATCGAACCGGCGCAACTGGCGAGGGTCTTCGAGCCGTTCTTCAGTACGAAGGACGACGGCATGGGCATCGGACTCGCCATCTGCCGCTCGATCGTCGAACTCCATGGCGGCACCATTGCCGCCGTGTCGGGCGACGGCCAGACCACGGTGACCGTGACCTTGCCGCCGGCGCCCGGCGGGCTGTCGTCGAACGTGCCCTGA